A stretch of DNA from Streptomyces venezuelae:
AGCTTGGCAGCGCCGACCGGTCCGCCCTTGTAGACCGGCAGGTAGAAGGTGAGCGGGTTGACCAGGTGCGGGGCCACGTCCTTGGCCAGCACCCGGCGCTCGTGGTGGTTCTCGGCGACCAGCTTGACCGCGCCGGTCTGCAGGTAGCGCAGACCGCCGTGGACCAGCTTGGAGGAGGCCGAGGAGGTGGCGCCGGCGAAGTCGCCGGCGTCCACCATGGCGACCCGCAGACCCGACTGCGCGGCGTGCCAGGCCACCGAGGTGCCCAGGATTCCACCGCCGATGACCAGCAGGTCGTACGTGGCCTTCGCCAGCTGCTCACGGGTCTCGGCGCGGCTCGCGTTCGAACCGGCGGTCGGGTGCGTGCCCAGGGCGGGCACGCTCTGCAGGCTGCTCATTGTCTTAGCTCCTCGTCGTCGCTTGCGTCAGCTCAACCAGTGCAGCGGTCAGCTGGCGTCTTCGTCGTCGACCCAGCCCATGGTCCGCTCAACGGCCTTGAGCCAGCTCTTGTACTCGCGCTCCCGCTGGTCGGCGGGCATCCGCGGGGTCCACTCCGCGGCCCGGCGCCAGTTGGCGCGCAGCGCGTCGGTGTCGGGCCAGAAGCCGACGGCCAGGCCGGCGGCGTAGGCGGCACCGAGGCAGGTGGTCTCGGCGACCATGGGACGGACCACGGGGGCGTCCAGGAAGTCCGAGAGGGTCTGCATCAGCAGGTTGTTGGAGGTCATGCCGCCGTCGACCTTGAGGGCGGCGAGCTCGACGCCCGAGTCCTTGGTCATGGCGTCGGTGATCTCACGGGTCTGCCAGGCGGTGGCCTCCAGCACGGCACGGGCGATGTGCGCCTTGGTGACGTACCGGGTGAGGCCGGCGATCACACCGCGGGCGTCGGAGCGCCAGTACGGGGCGAACAGGCCGGAGAAGGCGGGCACGAAGTAGGCGCCGCCGTTGTCCTCGACGGAGGAGGCCAGGGTCTCGATCTCGGCCGCGGACTTGATCAGGCCCATCTGGTCGCGCATCCACTGGACGAGCGAGCCGGTGACGGCGATGGAGCCCTCCAGGGCGTAGACCGGCTTCTGGTCGCCGATCTGGTAGCCGACCGTGGTCAGCAGGCCGCTGTAGGAGTTGATGATCTTGTCGCCGGTGTTCATCAGCATGAACGTTCCGGTGCCGTACGTGGACTTGGCCTCGCCCTCGGCGAAACAGGTCTGGCCGAACAGGGCGGCCTGCTGGTCGCCGAGCGCGGAGGCCACCGGCACGCCCGCGAGGACGCCCTCCTTGACCTCGCCGTAGACCTCGGCGGAGGACTTGATCTCGGGCAGGATGCCGACCGGGACGTCCATGGACTCCGCGATCTTCTCGTCCCAGGCCAGGGTGTGGAGGTTCATCAGCATGGTGCGGGAGGCATTGGTGACGTCGGTGACGTGCACGCCGCCGTTGACACCGCCGGTGAGGTTCCAGATGACCCAGGAGTCCATGGTGCCGAAGAGGATGTCGCCCGCCGCGGCGCGCTCGCGCAGGCCCTCGACGTTGTCGAGCAGCCAGCGGGCCTTCGGGCCGGCGAAGTAGCTGGCCAGCGGCAGGCCGGTCTCGCGGCGGAAGCGGTCCTGGCCGACGTTGCGGCCGAGCTCCTTGCAGAGGGCGTCGGTACGGGTGTCCTGCCAGACCAGCGCGTTGTGCACCGGCTCACCGGTGTTCTTGTCCCACAGGACGGTGGTCTCGC
This window harbors:
- the glpK gene encoding glycerol kinase GlpK translates to MTSSTGPFIAAIDQGTTSSRCIVFDRDGRIVAVDQKEHEQIFPKPGWVEHDAMEIWTNVQEVVAGAIAKAEITSADVKAVGITNQRETTVLWDKNTGEPVHNALVWQDTRTDALCKELGRNVGQDRFRRETGLPLASYFAGPKARWLLDNVEGLRERAAAGDILFGTMDSWVIWNLTGGVNGGVHVTDVTNASRTMLMNLHTLAWDEKIAESMDVPVGILPEIKSSAEVYGEVKEGVLAGVPVASALGDQQAALFGQTCFAEGEAKSTYGTGTFMLMNTGDKIINSYSGLLTTVGYQIGDQKPVYALEGSIAVTGSLVQWMRDQMGLIKSAAEIETLASSVEDNGGAYFVPAFSGLFAPYWRSDARGVIAGLTRYVTKAHIARAVLEATAWQTREITDAMTKDSGVELAALKVDGGMTSNNLLMQTLSDFLDAPVVRPMVAETTCLGAAYAAGLAVGFWPDTDALRANWRRAAEWTPRMPADQREREYKSWLKAVERTMGWVDDEDAS